Proteins encoded within one genomic window of Bradyrhizobium sp. CB1717:
- a CDS encoding nitrogen regulation protein NR(II), translating to MSSAVEHRRPLASDSDAILDALPNPVLMIGPDGKIVAANIATEAFFEISTQFLKRQSLKELVPFGSPLLALIDQVRSSNSPVNEYKVDLGTPRMGGDRQVDLHVAPLTERPGHIVVMLQERTIADKMDRQLTHRSAARSVIALAAMLAHEIKNPLSGIRGAAQLLEQQASSEDRMLTRLICDEADRIVTLVDRMEVFGDERPVVRGPVNIHSVLDHVKRLAQSGFARNIRFIEDYDPSLPPVLANQDQLIQVFLNLVKNAAEALIDVPDAEIQLTTAFRPGVRLSVPGQKSRVSLPLEFCVKDNGPGVPDDLLPNLFDPFVTTKQTGSGLGLALVAKIVGDHGGIIECESQPRKTTFRVLMPMYSTSVKHADQSSRDGSAGKSSSASQGAK from the coding sequence ATGAGCTCAGCCGTTGAACATCGTCGGCCGCTTGCGTCCGACAGCGATGCCATCCTGGACGCGCTTCCCAACCCCGTGCTCATGATCGGGCCGGACGGCAAGATCGTCGCCGCCAACATCGCGACCGAAGCCTTCTTCGAGATCTCGACGCAGTTCCTGAAGCGGCAGTCGCTGAAAGAGCTGGTGCCGTTCGGCAGCCCCTTGCTGGCGCTGATCGACCAGGTGCGCTCCTCGAATTCGCCGGTCAACGAATACAAGGTCGATCTCGGCACGCCGCGCATGGGCGGCGACCGCCAGGTCGATCTGCATGTCGCCCCGCTCACCGAGCGGCCCGGCCATATCGTGGTGATGCTGCAGGAGCGCACCATCGCCGACAAGATGGACCGCCAGCTCACCCACCGTAGCGCGGCGCGCTCGGTGATAGCGCTAGCAGCCATGCTCGCGCACGAGATCAAGAATCCGCTTTCGGGCATCCGCGGCGCGGCGCAGCTTTTGGAGCAGCAGGCCTCGTCCGAGGACCGCATGCTGACGCGGCTGATCTGCGATGAGGCCGACCGCATCGTGACGCTGGTCGACCGCATGGAGGTGTTCGGCGACGAGCGTCCCGTGGTGCGCGGCCCCGTCAACATCCATTCGGTGCTCGATCACGTGAAGCGGCTGGCGCAGTCGGGCTTTGCCCGCAACATCCGCTTCATCGAGGATTACGATCCCTCGCTGCCGCCGGTGCTGGCGAACCAGGATCAACTGATCCAGGTGTTCCTCAACCTCGTGAAGAATGCCGCCGAAGCGCTGATCGACGTGCCCGACGCCGAGATCCAGCTCACCACCGCGTTCCGCCCCGGCGTGCGCCTGTCAGTCCCCGGTCAAAAATCCCGGGTATCCCTGCCGCTCGAATTCTGCGTGAAGGACAATGGACCGGGCGTGCCGGATGATCTTCTGCCCAACCTGTTCGATCCCTTCGTGACCACCAAGCAGACCGGTTCCGGCCTCGGCTTGGCGCTGGTCGCAAAAATCGTCGGCGATCACGGGGGCATCATCGAATGCGAATCTCAGCCGCGCAAGACCACCTTCCGCGTGCTGATGCCGATGTATTCCACATCGGTGAAACATGCCGATCA